From a single Anaerolineales bacterium genomic region:
- a CDS encoding glycosyltransferase family 39 protein, with amino-acid sequence MVTVKKTLSAGEWIILLLGISILFGGLVRFLPGLQAGFPLNDGGMFLSMVRDLRESGYALPVFTSYNHLQIPYAYPPFGFYAARILSDVFRISELDLLRWLPPVVNTLSVGAFHLLASELLGLKLRGALASAFYALTPGAFGWFIMGGGLTRSFGSLFLLLTVFFVLRLFREGGWKTVGLAAACGGLAVLSHPEAGIHAAATCILLWIFFGRTFRSFLDSVFVALGVLALTAPWWGTVLFHHGLAPIQSALQTGSHGASLWQALYKAVFVSEGLLPLLVVLRVIGIAWGLWRKQYFLVVWVVLPYLVEPRSAPSVTFYPLTMLAALAFADAIPHLISRLRKMEMDLGELYKSRVFNAVLFLVLTLLFIESGLYGFRLVNNSLKPADLQAMEWIRTNTDDSASFLPLTGVQSPEIDPFVEWFPALTERRSQSTIQGFEWLLGDAFYTRYSELAGLQRCASVACVEDWSAVTGLDYDLVVLREARTGDLTDLFRDEDGYAEIYSVDGIAVFELRSP; translated from the coding sequence ATGGTGACCGTAAAAAAGACCCTTTCCGCTGGCGAATGGATCATCCTCCTCCTTGGCATTTCCATCCTCTTTGGCGGACTTGTTCGCTTTTTGCCGGGGCTGCAAGCGGGCTTTCCGCTCAATGACGGTGGGATGTTCCTCAGCATGGTGCGCGACCTGCGCGAAAGCGGGTATGCTCTGCCGGTCTTCACCTCCTACAATCACTTGCAAATTCCGTATGCGTATCCTCCGTTTGGATTCTATGCCGCCAGAATCCTTTCGGATGTATTCCGCATCTCCGAATTGGATCTGTTGCGCTGGCTGCCGCCTGTTGTAAACACCCTGTCCGTTGGTGCGTTCCATCTTTTGGCATCGGAATTACTTGGCTTGAAACTGCGGGGGGCGTTGGCATCCGCTTTTTATGCATTGACTCCCGGCGCCTTCGGCTGGTTCATCATGGGCGGCGGGCTGACGCGCAGTTTTGGTTCGCTGTTCCTGCTGTTGACCGTCTTTTTTGTGTTGCGTCTCTTTCGGGAGGGCGGCTGGAAAACTGTCGGGTTGGCGGCGGCTTGCGGCGGGCTGGCAGTTCTCAGTCATCCTGAAGCGGGAATCCATGCGGCGGCGACCTGCATCCTGTTGTGGATATTCTTCGGGCGTACCTTCCGTTCGTTTCTTGATTCCGTCTTTGTTGCGTTGGGCGTGCTGGCGTTGACAGCGCCCTGGTGGGGGACGGTCCTGTTTCATCATGGACTTGCGCCGATCCAATCCGCGTTGCAGACGGGTTCGCATGGGGCATCCTTGTGGCAGGCGTTGTATAAGGCGGTCTTTGTCAGTGAAGGGCTTTTGCCCCTGCTGGTCGTTTTGCGCGTGATCGGGATCGCGTGGGGGCTGTGGCGAAAACAATATTTTCTCGTGGTCTGGGTGGTTTTGCCGTATTTAGTGGAGCCGCGCAGCGCGCCGAGTGTGACGTTTTATCCGCTGACGATGCTTGCCGCGCTGGCGTTTGCGGATGCGATCCCGCATTTGATCTCCCGCCTGAGAAAAATGGAAATGGATCTTGGCGAACTGTATAAGAGCAGGGTTTTCAATGCCGTCTTGTTTCTTGTGCTGACCCTGCTGTTCATTGAATCGGGGTTGTACGGCTTTCGATTGGTGAACAACAGCCTGAAGCCCGCTGACCTTCAGGCGATGGAATGGATCCGTACCAACACGGACGACAGCGCCTCCTTCCTCCCGTTGACCGGCGTGCAAAGCCCGGAGATCGATCCATTCGTCGAGTGGTTCCCCGCGCTGACGGAGCGCCGCAGTCAGTCCACAATTCAGGGATTTGAGTGGCTGTTGGGCGATGCGTTCTACACGCGATATTCCGAGTTGGCTGGACTGCAGCGATGCGCTTCAGTCGCCTGCGTGGAGGATTGGTCGGCGGTGACGGGTTTGGATTATGACCTTGTCGTCCTCCGCGAAGCCCGCACCGGGGACCTGACCGATTTATTCCGGGATGAAGATGGATATGCAGAAATATATTCTGTGGACGGAATCGCTGTTTTCGAATTGCGAAGTCCGTAA
- the mutS gene encoding DNA mismatch repair protein MutS: MPKDDVTPVRQQYLDIKKEYPGSILFFRLGDFYETFDEDAEITARELDIVLTSRPVGGGVRVPLAGIPYHAVENYLARLIEKGYHVAICEQVGDQPSKGIFPRKVVRVVTPGTVTEPGLLPGDANNYLASLFLDGQTASVSYTDVTTGEFAVTELPLEALRAELTRLHPAEILYPDSQTLPDGISGHVTALPSWKFEAGKCNDTLLTQFNASTLDGFGLKANSLSVRAAGAIVQYLKETQPDALHLLNSLRSYSLNEFMTLDASTRRNLELDETLRGQRKGSLLGTLDLTITPMGKRLIHQWVSQPLLHVEKIQKRQNGVEHFVQQGMVRAELRDALKPLADLERLVNRVIAGQAQPRDLAAMRATLEQLPKVKEIIGEQKAEGGRQWSVCAEQLRLLQNALDDDPPATLQNTGIIRAGYSQELDAVIDASKHARDWIANLEGVEREKTGIKTLRVGYNKVFGYYIEISRGAADKAPGHYIRKQTLVNAERFITPEMKEYETLVLNAEERIREIELRLFKEICAEIAKAAHQLLSTARAIAELDVLSALGEVSALNGYVKPEVHEGGGLEIRDGRHPVVEQLLKSERYIPNDVIFEKGEVVRVITGPNMSGKSTYLRQTALIVLMAQMGSFVPAASARIGLVDRIFTRIGAQDEIHAGQSTFMVEMVEAANILHHATPRSLLILDEIGRGTSTYDGLSIAWGIIEYIHNHPQLRAKTLFATHYHELTQLAELLPGVRNYNVAVSEADNKVVFLHKIIPGGADRSYGIHVAQLAGLPSPVIGRANEIMAELERSAARGVKINPQAAQQVALFPETNPLLDELKELDVNALSPIEALNKLFEWQKKFLK, encoded by the coding sequence ATGCCCAAAGATGACGTCACCCCCGTCCGCCAGCAATACCTCGATATCAAAAAAGAATATCCCGGCAGCATCCTGTTCTTCCGCCTCGGCGACTTCTACGAAACCTTCGATGAAGACGCCGAGATCACCGCGCGCGAACTGGACATCGTGCTCACGTCGCGCCCGGTCGGCGGCGGTGTGCGCGTGCCGCTGGCAGGCATCCCGTATCATGCCGTCGAGAATTATCTTGCGCGCCTGATCGAAAAGGGCTATCACGTCGCCATCTGCGAACAGGTCGGCGACCAGCCCAGCAAGGGCATCTTTCCGCGCAAGGTCGTGCGCGTGGTCACGCCCGGGACGGTGACCGAACCGGGGCTGCTGCCGGGGGATGCGAACAACTATCTCGCCTCGCTCTTCCTCGACGGGCAGACTGCCTCTGTTTCCTATACCGACGTCACCACCGGGGAGTTCGCCGTCACCGAACTGCCGCTGGAAGCCTTACGCGCCGAGTTGACGAGACTGCACCCTGCCGAGATCCTTTACCCCGACAGCCAGACCCTGCCCGACGGCATCTCCGGTCATGTCACCGCACTGCCTTCCTGGAAGTTCGAAGCGGGCAAATGCAACGACACCCTATTGACGCAGTTCAACGCCTCCACGCTGGACGGCTTCGGGCTCAAGGCGAACAGTCTCTCCGTGCGCGCGGCGGGGGCGATCGTGCAATATCTCAAAGAGACCCAGCCCGACGCGCTGCACCTGCTCAACTCCCTGCGCTCGTACAGCCTGAACGAGTTCATGACGCTGGACGCCTCCACGCGCCGCAATCTGGAATTGGATGAGACCCTGCGCGGACAACGCAAAGGCTCCCTGCTCGGCACGCTCGACCTGACCATCACCCCGATGGGCAAACGCCTGATCCACCAGTGGGTCAGCCAGCCGCTCCTGCACGTGGAGAAGATCCAGAAACGTCAGAACGGCGTGGAGCACTTCGTCCAACAGGGCATGGTGCGCGCCGAATTACGCGACGCGCTCAAGCCGCTCGCCGACCTGGAACGACTCGTCAACCGCGTGATCGCGGGTCAGGCACAGCCGCGCGATCTAGCCGCGATGCGCGCAACACTGGAACAATTGCCGAAAGTGAAAGAGATAATTGGCGAACAGAAGGCAGAAGGCGGAAGGCAGTGGTCAGTTTGTGCGGAGCAGTTGAGGTTACTGCAGAACGCGCTGGATGACGATCCGCCCGCCACCCTGCAGAACACAGGCATCATCCGCGCCGGGTATTCGCAGGAACTGGATGCGGTCATCGACGCCTCGAAACATGCCCGCGATTGGATCGCCAACCTCGAAGGCGTGGAACGCGAGAAAACAGGCATCAAAACGCTCAGGGTCGGCTACAACAAGGTCTTCGGCTATTACATCGAAATCTCGCGCGGCGCGGCAGACAAAGCCCCCGGACATTACATCCGCAAGCAGACACTGGTCAATGCCGAGCGCTTCATCACACCGGAGATGAAGGAATACGAAACGCTGGTGCTGAACGCGGAAGAGCGCATCCGCGAAATTGAACTGCGCTTGTTCAAAGAAATTTGTGCCGAGATCGCCAAGGCGGCGCATCAATTACTGTCCACTGCAAGAGCCATCGCCGAATTGGACGTGTTGTCTGCGCTGGGCGAAGTGTCCGCTTTGAACGGGTACGTCAAGCCGGAGGTGCACGAGGGCGGCGGGCTGGAGATCCGCGACGGACGGCATCCCGTCGTCGAACAGTTGTTGAAGTCCGAGCGCTACATCCCGAACGATGTCATCTTCGAAAAAGGCGAGGTGGTGCGCGTCATCACGGGACCGAACATGAGCGGCAAGTCCACCTACCTGCGGCAGACCGCGCTGATCGTGTTGATGGCACAGATGGGTTCGTTCGTGCCTGCCGCATCGGCAAGAATCGGCTTGGTGGACCGCATCTTCACCCGTATCGGCGCGCAGGATGAAATCCATGCAGGGCAGTCCACCTTCATGGTGGAGATGGTGGAGGCGGCGAACATTTTGCATCACGCCACGCCGCGCAGTCTGCTGATCCTGGACGAGATCGGGCGCGGCACTTCGACCTATGACGGGTTGTCCATTGCGTGGGGCATCATCGAATACATCCACAATCATCCGCAGCTGCGGGCGAAAACATTATTCGCCACGCACTATCACGAACTGACCCAACTCGCCGAGTTACTGCCCGGCGTGCGCAATTACAACGTGGCGGTCAGCGAAGCGGATAACAAAGTGGTGTTTTTGCATAAGATCATCCCCGGCGGCGCAGACCGTTCCTACGGCATCCATGTCGCGCAACTGGCGGGACTGCCTTCCCCCGTCATCGGGCGCGCGAACGAGATCATGGCGGAACTCGAGCGTTCTGCTGCGCGCGGCGTGAAGATCAATCCGCAGGCGGCACAGCAAGTGGCGCTGTTCCCGGAGACCAATCCGCTATTAGATGAGTTGAAGGAACTGGATGTGAACGCGCTTTCCCCCATCGAGGCATTGAACAAGTTGTTCGAGTGGCAGAAGAAGTTTTTGAAATAG
- the gpmA gene encoding 2,3-diphosphoglycerate-dependent phosphoglycerate mutase has translation MYKLVLVRHGQSTWNLENRFTGWTDVDLTDLGRTEAAEAGKLLKDEGYDFDIAYTSVLKRAIKTLNIIQDVMDRDWLPVVRAWQLNERHYGALQGLNKAETAEKFGDEQVLIWRRSYDTPPPALEPSDERHPKFDRRYAGLTAGQLPATESLKITLERVLPYWHSTLAPEIKAGRRVMIVAHGNSIRAMVKYLDDMSEADIVALNIPTGLPLVYELDGNLKPLKKYYLGDPEEAAKRAEAVAKQAQVK, from the coding sequence ATGTATAAACTCGTACTCGTCCGTCATGGACAAAGCACATGGAACCTCGAGAACCGTTTCACCGGCTGGACGGATGTGGACCTGACCGATCTCGGCAGGACCGAAGCCGCCGAAGCGGGGAAGTTATTGAAGGACGAAGGCTATGACTTCGACATCGCCTACACGTCCGTGTTGAAGCGCGCCATCAAGACCCTGAACATCATCCAGGACGTCATGGACCGCGACTGGCTGCCGGTCGTGCGCGCCTGGCAGTTGAACGAACGCCACTACGGCGCACTGCAGGGATTGAACAAAGCCGAAACGGCGGAAAAGTTCGGCGACGAGCAGGTCTTGATCTGGCGGCGCAGTTACGATACCCCGCCGCCCGCGCTGGAACCCAGCGACGAGCGCCATCCGAAGTTCGACCGCCGCTATGCCGGGTTGACCGCCGGACAACTGCCTGCCACCGAATCGCTCAAGATCACCCTGGAGCGCGTCCTGCCGTACTGGCATTCCACGCTCGCGCCGGAGATCAAGGCGGGCAGGCGCGTGATGATCGTCGCGCACGGCAACTCGATCCGCGCGATGGTCAAATACCTCGATGACATGTCCGAAGCGGATATCGTCGCCTTGAACATCCCGACCGGCTTGCCGCTGGTCTATGAACTGGATGGGAACCTGAAGCCGCTCAAGAAGTATTATCTCGGCGACCCCGAAGAAGCCGCCAAGAGAGCCGAAGCGGTGGCGAAACAGGCGCAGGTTAAATAG
- a CDS encoding FAD-linked oxidase C-terminal domain-containing protein, protein MTLSPDFFHELKKRFTGDIRLDPASKALYSTDASVYQIEPLGVALPKTQDDLHAAVELAAKHRVPILPRGSGSSLAGQAVGDALILDCSRHLDAILSIDPETHSAVVEPGVVLSDLNRASAAYGLTFGPDPASAERATLGGVIGNNATGAHSIVYGMSADHLLAADVILSDGSLAIFDDSIFDASRAGMSVSNTRLSNIVSAVQDIRTHHANAIKQNHPKSWRNSAGYRLNYLLPWSPSAPPQWDAHDFGLPAAVYRPTSTVNLAHLLAGSEGTLAVMRHLTVNLVPKPRHTILGVLAYDSIASACDDVPRLLEFKPSAVELIPRMILELARSVPAYARQMGWVVGSPAAVLVVEFSGDQPSGLKEALRRLAVPRPGSPVSGPLLTIAESAEEQARIWNVRKVGLGILDSRPQAARPLAFIEDCAIPVERLGEFVREVERMLEAHGTFGGIYAHASAGCLHIRPVLNAQTGEGVRAMRSISEQVFALTMRLGGSMSSEHGDGLARGEYIERTYGKEVTDAMRRLKHAADPHHLLNPRKMFDAPPMDTHLRYRTDQTPQAWEAALHFEHERGLSGAVEMCNGQGVCRKQTGVMCPSFQATREEGLSTRGRANLLRGLSKIEYSNTRYSELELAAFQTLDLCLACKGCTSECPSGVDMPKLKYEFMHQYYKRHARPLRDYLFGYFHLAAQVLSPIAPLANLFMDMTFSRKMIARLLGLAEQRPFPRFTKPRFRADLQTGRSKSVIFLSDVFSHYIEPEVEEAAVFLLNGLGYDVKLLPVIGAGASLLSKGFIPAAQRHAEKVLDEIQRLDGGAGLSVVGCEPPEVYCLKDEYTSLLPGRREEIRALIGRVWLVEEFILRDATSPPAPLLAGEGGKLVFQPHCHQRAQGPADDGLPSGTAATVEMLRLFGFEVETLEAGCCGMAGTFGYDAGHYELSMKVGELGVLPKIRSLSPSQPPPHPKGTFGGVRETPGTDVGEVSRSDGGGSGIVSSGAACRMQIQQGAGVEARHPLVVAAEAWRTGTINPVR, encoded by the coding sequence ATGACCCTCTCCCCCGACTTTTTCCACGAACTCAAAAAGCGCTTCACGGGCGACATCCGGCTGGACCCCGCCTCGAAAGCCTTATATTCCACCGACGCCTCGGTCTATCAGATCGAGCCGCTGGGAGTCGCCCTGCCGAAGACGCAGGACGACCTGCATGCCGCGGTTGAGCTGGCGGCGAAGCACCGCGTTCCCATCCTGCCGCGCGGATCGGGCTCCTCGCTGGCGGGACAAGCCGTGGGGGACGCCCTGATCCTGGATTGCTCGCGTCATCTCGATGCCATCCTTTCGATTGATCCCGAGACCCATTCCGCCGTTGTGGAACCCGGCGTGGTGCTGTCCGATCTCAACCGCGCGTCCGCAGCGTATGGCTTGACCTTCGGTCCCGACCCGGCTTCGGCGGAGCGCGCCACGCTGGGCGGCGTGATCGGCAACAATGCCACCGGCGCGCACTCCATCGTATACGGCATGTCGGCGGACCATTTGCTCGCGGCGGATGTGATCCTTTCGGACGGGAGTTTGGCGATTTTCGATGATTCGATATTCGATGCTTCGAGAGCAGGTATGAGCGTTTCGAATACTCGCTTATCGAATATCGTTTCCGCAGTTCAAGATATCCGCACACACCACGCCAACGCCATCAAACAGAACCATCCCAAGTCGTGGCGCAACTCGGCGGGCTACCGGCTCAATTACCTGCTGCCGTGGAGTCCCTCCGCGCCGCCGCAATGGGATGCGCATGATTTCGGTCTACCAGCGGCGGTCTACCGCCCAACGTCCACCGTCAATCTGGCGCATCTATTAGCAGGCAGTGAAGGCACGCTGGCAGTCATGCGCCACCTGACCGTCAACCTCGTCCCCAAGCCACGGCACACGATACTGGGCGTGCTTGCCTATGACAGCATCGCCTCTGCCTGCGACGACGTGCCGCGCCTGTTGGAGTTCAAGCCCAGTGCCGTGGAGTTGATTCCCCGCATGATCCTCGAGCTGGCGCGCAGCGTACCCGCCTATGCGCGGCAAATGGGCTGGGTGGTGGGCAGTCCCGCCGCGGTGTTGGTGGTGGAGTTCAGCGGCGACCAGCCGTCGGGGTTGAAAGAGGCGCTGCGCCGTCTGGCTGTGCCACGTCCCGGCAGTCCGGTCAGCGGTCCGCTGTTGACCATCGCCGAGAGCGCCGAAGAGCAGGCGCGCATCTGGAACGTGCGCAAGGTGGGGCTGGGCATATTGGATTCGCGCCCGCAGGCGGCGCGACCGCTGGCGTTCATCGAAGACTGCGCCATCCCGGTGGAGCGTTTGGGCGAGTTCGTGCGCGAGGTGGAGCGCATGCTCGAAGCGCACGGCACGTTCGGCGGCATCTATGCCCATGCCTCGGCGGGCTGCCTGCACATCCGCCCGGTGCTGAACGCGCAGACCGGCGAGGGCGTGCGCGCCATGCGCAGCATCAGCGAACAGGTCTTCGCGTTGACGATGCGGCTGGGCGGCTCGATGAGCAGTGAGCACGGCGACGGACTCGCGCGCGGGGAATACATCGAACGCACCTACGGGAAGGAAGTCACCGATGCCATGCGGCGCTTGAAACATGCCGCCGACCCGCATCATCTTCTGAACCCCAGAAAGATGTTCGACGCGCCGCCGATGGACACGCACCTGCGCTACCGCACAGACCAGACACCGCAGGCATGGGAAGCCGCCCTGCACTTCGAGCACGAGCGCGGGCTGAGCGGGGCGGTCGAAATGTGCAACGGGCAGGGCGTGTGCCGCAAACAAACCGGCGTGATGTGCCCGTCGTTTCAAGCCACGCGCGAGGAAGGCTTGAGCACCAGAGGCAGGGCGAATTTGTTGCGGGGTTTGTCGAAGATCGAATATTCGAATACTCGATATTCGGAACTCGAATTGGCGGCTTTCCAAACGTTGGATTTGTGCCTCGCCTGCAAGGGCTGTACCTCCGAGTGCCCCAGCGGCGTGGACATGCCCAAACTCAAGTACGAGTTCATGCACCAGTATTACAAGCGTCACGCGCGCCCGTTGCGCGACTACCTGTTCGGCTACTTCCACCTCGCCGCGCAGGTCTTGAGCCCCATCGCGCCGCTGGCGAACCTCTTCATGGATATGACCTTTTCGCGGAAGATGATCGCACGCCTGCTGGGGCTTGCCGAACAGAGACCGTTCCCGCGCTTTACGAAGCCGCGCTTCCGAGCCGACCTGCAAACGGGTCGTTCCAAGTCGGTCATTTTCCTGTCCGATGTCTTTTCGCATTACATCGAGCCGGAGGTGGAAGAGGCGGCGGTCTTCCTCTTGAACGGACTCGGCTACGACGTAAAACTCCTGCCGGTGATCGGCGCGGGCGCGTCCCTGCTCTCGAAGGGATTCATCCCAGCCGCGCAACGCCACGCAGAAAAAGTTCTGGACGAGATACAACGTCTGGACGGGGGGGCAGGCTTGAGCGTGGTGGGATGCGAACCGCCGGAGGTCTATTGCCTCAAGGACGAGTACACGTCCTTATTGCCGGGTCGTCGTGAGGAGATCCGCGCGTTGATCGGACGGGTCTGGCTGGTGGAGGAATTCATCCTGCGCGATGCGACCTCACCCCCAGCCCCTCTCCTAGCAGGAGAGGGGGGGAAGTTGGTATTCCAGCCGCATTGCCACCAGCGCGCGCAGGGACCGGCGGATGACGGCTTGCCCTCCGGCACAGCTGCCACGGTCGAGATGTTGAGGCTGTTCGGCTTCGAGGTGGAAACGCTCGAGGCAGGCTGCTGCGGCATGGCGGGCACGTTCGGGTATGATGCCGGGCATTACGAGCTTTCGATGAAGGTGGGGGAGTTGGGGGTGCTGCCGAAAATACGTTCGCTTTCCCCCTCCCAGCCTCCCCCACATCCGAAAGGAACATTTGGAGGAGTGAGGGAAACCCCCGGCACGGATGTGGGGGAGGTGTCACGCAGTGACGGAGGGGGTAGTGGAATCGTTTCCAGCGGCGCGGCGTGCCGGATGCAGATCCAGCAGGGGGCGGGGGTGGAGGCGCGGCATCCGCTAGTGGTGGCGGCAGAAGCATGGCGTACAGGTACGATCAATCCAGTGAGGTGA
- a CDS encoding SH3 domain-containing protein, producing MKTKSLFCMLIVTLAAAACAPQAPPTATPPPSPLPAFETATLIPASATPIVIETALVPSATLAPTLNPAVTATSLPPVTGMNNPYAVVLVLPGDVLNIRTGAGVGNSIVGTLQPTASGVNRTGPAASAGGDRWVEIQNPGGGTGWVNANFLTEHVSSSAFCADARVTSLLNDLKSALLNSNGDLLRALVSPVHGLDLRLWRYGTVANYSPEEAQWAFQSEYEVSWGAAPGSGEETKGTFTAQPLPKLQEVFGGNYSMHCNDTLDLATFALQPWSPEYANINFYTIYKPGTEQYGGLDWRAWTVGVEYVEGKPTLFALIHFQWEP from the coding sequence ATGAAGACCAAATCCCTGTTTTGCATGTTGATCGTGACCCTCGCCGCCGCGGCGTGCGCCCCGCAAGCTCCGCCGACCGCCACGCCTCCCCCCAGCCCCCTGCCTGCCTTTGAAACCGCCACCCTCATCCCCGCCTCCGCCACGCCCATCGTCATAGAGACGGCGCTCGTACCGAGCGCCACCCTCGCGCCGACGCTCAACCCGGCGGTTACTGCCACGTCCCTGCCGCCAGTGACCGGCATGAATAATCCCTATGCCGTGGTGCTGGTATTGCCCGGCGATGTGCTCAACATCCGCACCGGCGCGGGAGTGGGGAACAGCATCGTCGGCACGCTCCAGCCAACGGCGTCCGGCGTGAACCGCACCGGTCCAGCCGCCAGCGCGGGCGGAGACCGCTGGGTCGAGATCCAGAACCCGGGCGGCGGCACAGGCTGGGTCAATGCCAACTTCCTGACCGAGCACGTGTCCTCCTCCGCCTTCTGCGCGGATGCGCGTGTGACCAGTCTGCTCAACGATCTAAAGAGCGCCCTGCTCAACAGCAACGGCGACCTGCTCCGTGCACTGGTCAGCCCCGTCCACGGCTTGGACCTGCGCTTGTGGCGCTATGGCACGGTGGCGAACTACTCACCGGAAGAAGCGCAATGGGCATTTCAGTCGGAGTATGAGGTCAGCTGGGGAGCCGCGCCCGGCAGCGGCGAAGAGACAAAAGGCACGTTCACCGCCCAGCCTTTGCCGAAATTACAGGAAGTGTTCGGCGGCAATTATTCCATGCACTGCAACGACACGCTCGACCTCGCCACCTTTGCCCTGCAGCCCTGGTCCCCCGAATATGCCAACATCAATTTCTATACCATCTACAAACCCGGCACGGAGCAATACGGCGGGTTGGATTGGCGCGCATGGACGGTCGGTGTGGAATACGTAGAAGGCAAGCCGACGCTCTTCGCGCTGATCCACTTCCAATGGGAACCGTAA